A part of Ammospiza caudacuta isolate bAmmCau1 chromosome 5, bAmmCau1.pri, whole genome shotgun sequence genomic DNA contains:
- the DRAM1 gene encoding DNA damage-regulated autophagy modulator protein 1, whose product MLLCCMPGVAFVPALLVCWSSAAFIISYVIAVLAGHVEPLVPYISDTGTKPPESGVFGFMINISALLASITMYIRYLLIEKQNESSHFVRSSCNMFTLCVGLMGCTGMGIVATFQELAVPSVHDIGALVAFGSGVVYITLQSIISYKSCPRWNTYFVCHIRMAISAISCIAFIPMIVFASKISMTKIDWTPGEKDYTYHFMSAICEWTVAFGFIFFFLTFIRDFQRFSVRISTEIHEEL is encoded by the exons ATGCTCTTGTGCTGCATGCCCGGCGTGGCTTTCGTGCCCGCCCTGCTCGTCTGCTGGTCCTCGGCCGCCTTCATCATCTCCTATGTGATCGCCGTGCTGGCGGGCCACGTCGAGCCCTTGGTGCCCTACATCAG TGACACTGGAACTAAACCTCCTGAGAGCGGTGTCTTTGGTTTTATGATTAATATTTCAGCACTTCTAG cttCAATTACAATGTACATCAGATATTTATTAATAGAGAAGCAAAATGAATCATCACACTTTGTTAGGTCTTCATGCAATATGTTTACATTATGTGTGGGATTGATGGGCTGCACTGGAATGGGCATAGTTGCAACTTTTCAG GAGCTGGCTGTTCCCAGTGTCCATGACATAGGAGCTCTGGTGGCCTTTGGCTCGGGTGTTGTGTACATCACACTTCAGTCTATAATCTCCTACAAGTCCTGCCCACGATGGAACACTTACTTTGTGTGCCACATAAGGATGGCCATTTCTGCCATATCATGCATTGCTTTCATTCCCA TGATTGTGTTTGCTTCAAAAATTTCCATGACAAAAATTGATTGGACTCCAGGTGAAAAG GATTATACTTACCATTTTATGAGTGCAATCTGTGAGTGGACAGTGGCCTTTGGTTTCATCTTCTTCTTTTTAACATTCATTAGAGATTTTCAG agaTTTTCTGTAAGGATATCAACAGAAATACATGAAGAATTGTGA